In Lewinellaceae bacterium, a single window of DNA contains:
- a CDS encoding SUMF1/EgtB/PvdO family nonheme iron enzyme: MKSPFKFLDAYTLEDKDVFFGRDKEVEELYGAVSKNRLVLVYGQSGTGKTSLVQCGLASRFDATDWYPLFIRRQDDINRALQQALDKAAKRRLEGGLVDGLQRLNARFLRPIYLIFDQLEELLILGGREEQQAFIHSLQQILQAGELSCHLILILREEYIAHLYAFEQAIPTLFDRRLRVEPMTNTRVREVLRSSFAAFNISLEQPEENLAQIIGNVSAGRSGIQLPYLQVYLDMLWRRSAGERETGGRGDLETGGGGDLETGRGGDLETGGRGELETGGKREATADGVRITNQLINEQGRIEEVLEKFLQEQEVALQRELEQQYPGFPEQAVRQILDAFVTAEGTKRPVGFRWEGQDIVLEERVAKLLPEVAHSPSAVNRPPKPQAKAGRPHSTIQPFNHSTIPPLTTCLLALEQRRLLRFSDDSIELAHDSLAELIDKRRTDEQRQLNEVKVRLAGSYLEWQRTSEYLTRKQLISIEPFLEKLPLEPHLEGFVRDSYAHNDAVEAAEKEKQRAELEKERKLRGEAETAKQEAEEHAEKAAANARQARRRTRLAWIISALAFIIAGIAIWAFKQAQTANNKAKEANEVLEAKQDTLDLALSLSEQRRIVAEQKDSIAQERTKEAQLSKKTAQEKAREALQNLNNLEQASEEIATLLIADAKALVYELHHEEALEKLRAAVPLNKKVEEVARGLAEMAFFYNRAGKRDLALGIADTVAILKNNRRARSLLNKARDGGQTQRLIDTALLVISPDWHDALMERYYPILMPVEGGGFCMGRDPKETGACDTSQYAQVTLNDFHLAKTETTAWQFYLFSVAKDWDMEPPSWGWEGDSPVVNVNWYDAVAYANWASESLGLEPYYAIDSLGRDTNNLRSSDEIKWIVTPKPGTDGFRLPTDAEWEYAARGGEKLDTFIYSGDDSLDLVAWHYYNSNEEYGVNRTHTVGKKKANGLGLFDMSGNVWEWCWDWHGDLKPGIMENPLGPVSGSVRVLRGGSWNFNSSRFYEVTYRSRNAPYNRLYDDGFRLSQD, translated from the coding sequence ATGAAGAGCCCTTTCAAATTTCTGGATGCCTACACCCTGGAAGACAAAGACGTCTTCTTCGGGCGGGATAAGGAAGTGGAGGAGCTTTACGGCGCCGTGAGCAAAAACCGCCTGGTGCTGGTGTACGGGCAGTCGGGCACGGGCAAGACCAGCTTGGTGCAGTGCGGCCTGGCCAGCCGCTTCGACGCCACCGACTGGTACCCCCTCTTCATCCGCCGGCAGGACGACATCAACCGCGCCCTGCAGCAGGCGCTGGACAAGGCCGCCAAACGCCGGCTGGAGGGCGGCCTGGTGGACGGCCTGCAACGCCTCAACGCCCGCTTCCTGCGCCCCATTTACCTCATTTTCGACCAGTTGGAAGAACTGCTCATCCTGGGCGGGCGGGAAGAGCAACAGGCCTTCATCCATAGCCTGCAGCAAATCCTGCAGGCCGGGGAGCTTTCCTGCCACCTCATCCTCATCCTGCGCGAGGAGTACATCGCCCACCTCTACGCCTTCGAGCAGGCCATCCCCACCCTCTTCGACCGCCGCCTGCGCGTAGAGCCTATGACCAACACGCGGGTGCGGGAGGTGCTGCGCTCGTCCTTCGCCGCCTTCAACATCAGCCTGGAACAGCCGGAGGAGAACCTCGCGCAGATCATCGGCAATGTGAGCGCGGGCCGGTCGGGCATACAACTGCCGTATTTGCAGGTGTATTTGGATATGTTGTGGAGGAGGAGCGCGGGAGAGAGGGAGACGGGGGGGCGAGGGGACTTGGAGACGGGGGGAGGGGGAGACTTGGAGACGGGGAGAGGGGGAGACTTGGAGACAGGGGGACGGGGAGAATTGGAGACGGGGGGAAAGCGCGAGGCTACGGCGGACGGGGTACGAATAACTAATCAACTAATCAACGAACAGGGCCGCATCGAGGAAGTGCTGGAAAAATTCCTCCAGGAGCAGGAGGTGGCCCTGCAGCGGGAGCTGGAGCAACAGTACCCCGGCTTCCCCGAGCAGGCCGTCCGGCAGATACTGGATGCCTTTGTGACCGCCGAGGGCACCAAGCGCCCGGTGGGCTTCCGCTGGGAAGGGCAGGACATCGTTTTAGAAGAAAGAGTAGCCAAGTTGCTGCCAGAGGTAGCCCATTCGCCGTCTGCCGTCAACCGTCCGCCAAAGCCCCAAGCAAAAGCGGGCCGCCCCCATTCAACCATCCAACCATTCAACCATTCAACCATTCCCCCGCTCACCACCTGCCTTCTCGCCCTCGAACAACGCCGCCTCCTCCGCTTCTCCGACGACAGCATCGAGCTGGCCCACGACAGCCTGGCGGAGCTGATCGACAAGCGGCGCACCGACGAGCAGCGGCAGCTCAACGAGGTGAAAGTGCGCCTGGCCGGCAGCTACCTGGAATGGCAGCGCACCAGCGAATACCTGACCCGCAAGCAGCTCATCAGCATCGAGCCGTTCCTGGAAAAGCTGCCGCTGGAGCCCCACCTGGAGGGCTTCGTGCGGGACAGCTACGCTCATAATGATGCCGTGGAGGCTGCGGAAAAGGAAAAGCAGCGGGCGGAGCTGGAGAAGGAACGGAAACTGAGGGGGGAGGCGGAAACGGCGAAGCAGGAGGCGGAGGAGCATGCGGAGAAAGCTGCCGCTAATGCCCGGCAGGCGCGGCGGCGGACGCGGTTGGCTTGGATTATATCTGCGCTTGCTTTCATAATAGCGGGCATTGCCATTTGGGCCTTCAAACAGGCACAAACTGCAAATAATAAAGCAAAAGAAGCCAACGAAGTACTAGAAGCAAAGCAAGATACCTTAGATTTAGCCTTATCACTTTCAGAACAGAGGAGAATTGTGGCAGAACAAAAGGATAGCATTGCACAGGAGAGGACTAAAGAAGCGCAGTTGTCAAAAAAGACTGCTCAGGAAAAAGCCCGGGAAGCTTTACAAAACCTGAATAACCTGGAGCAAGCCTCAGAAGAAATCGCAACGCTACTCATTGCTGACGCTAAAGCTTTAGTATACGAATTGCACCACGAAGAAGCGCTGGAAAAACTAAGGGCCGCCGTTCCCTTAAATAAAAAGGTGGAGGAAGTGGCCAGGGGTTTAGCCGAGATGGCCTTTTTCTATAACCGGGCCGGCAAGCGAGATCTTGCTCTGGGTATAGCCGATACGGTTGCTATTCTGAAAAACAACCGAAGAGCCCGTAGCTTATTAAATAAAGCTAGGGATGGCGGCCAAACCCAAAGGTTGATCGATACAGCGCTTCTGGTGATTTCGCCTGATTGGCATGATGCATTGATGGAACGGTATTATCCGATACTGATGCCAGTTGAAGGCGGAGGTTTCTGCATGGGCCGGGACCCCAAGGAGACGGGTGCTTGTGACACCAGCCAATATGCTCAGGTTACACTAAACGATTTCCACCTCGCTAAGACGGAAACGACCGCCTGGCAATTCTACCTCTTCTCTGTAGCAAAAGATTGGGATATGGAACCGCCTTCCTGGGGCTGGGAAGGCGACAGCCCGGTTGTCAATGTCAACTGGTACGATGCCGTGGCCTACGCCAACTGGGCGAGTGAAAGCCTGGGCCTGGAGCCATACTATGCGATTGATAGCCTCGGGCGGGATACGAACAACTTGAGAAGTAGTGATGAAATAAAATGGATAGTGACACCTAAACCGGGCACTGACGGCTTCAGGCTCCCCACGGATGCAGAATGGGAGTATGCGGCAAGAGGAGGTGAAAAACTGGATACTTTTATATACAGTGGTGACGATTCACTAGACCTGGTAGCTTGGCATTATTACAACAGCAACGAAGAGTATGGTGTGAACCGGACGCATACTGTGGGCAAAAAGAAAGCCAATGGGCTCGGCCTATTTGATATGAGCGGCAATGTGTGGGAGTGGTGTTGGGATTGGCATGGCGATCTTAAACCAGGAATTATGGAAAATCCTCTCGGCCCGGTTTCAGGTTCTGTGCGTGTGTTGCGCGGTGGTTCGTGGAACTTCAATAGTTCCAGGTTCTACGAGGTGACCTATCGCAGCAGGAATGCCCCGTATAATCGGCTCTACGACGATGGGTTCCGGTTATCCCAGGACTAA
- a CDS encoding GIY-YIG nuclease family protein, whose amino-acid sequence MEGFFYVYVLRSELDGKNYTGFTKDLKLRLQAHADGKVESTKNRRPLHLIYFEGCLSQEDATRREKYLKTHYGKMFLKKRLKSYFTG is encoded by the coding sequence TTGGAGGGATTTTTCTACGTGTATGTACTGAGAAGCGAATTGGATGGTAAAAACTATACCGGTTTTACCAAAGATTTAAAATTAAGACTTCAGGCTCATGCAGATGGAAAAGTAGAAAGTACAAAAAACAGACGCCCCTTACATTTGATATACTTCGAAGGATGCCTTTCCCAGGAAGATGCTACTCGCCGTGAAAAATATTTGAAGACTCATTATGGAAAAATGTTCTTGAAGAAACGCCTGAAGTCTTATTTCACAGGGTGA
- a CDS encoding membrane dipeptidase: MNRFFDFHLHPSFKPYLSSPEPSRRVDCWEYLESPIGIIRSQSCLDQMEKGQIGVAVSAIYAMERPMTSSFLIEHLAPKLTVLHDEMLDHPCYSNYMEYIREEIEHLKKSQGANGRTFNIINSIDEAEEGKMNLILALEGGHALEQFNTDVVDNLRLLKQGADRFLYLTFVHMTQYPLACHAYGMKLIKGNNQFKPNGFGITGLGKEVIDVAYDESQGRRILIDVKHMSVVARHKFYQYRKEKGYDKIPIVATHMGFTGISKSREAIIKQFKKPAKRSGNFIEVNYERPKGIGKGLFNKTFFNPWSINLFDEDITEILDSGGLIGLSLDQRIMGSQEVQGEFFSAQEFNYILSGYKDETHEEPVAAGELSDEEERDRELNERKHLRHLCNNILHAVKIGGGRAWKQLCMGSDFDGLIDPLNNCTSAEEYPKLERGLIEELPTMMKEDKTHDYDETDIAGKVRGIMYDNAIDFLKKHFR, encoded by the coding sequence ATGAACCGCTTTTTCGACTTCCACCTCCACCCTTCCTTCAAGCCTTACCTGAGCAGCCCGGAACCCAGCCGCCGCGTCGATTGCTGGGAATACCTGGAAAGCCCCATCGGCATCATCCGTTCTCAAAGCTGCCTCGACCAGATGGAAAAAGGGCAGATCGGCGTCGCCGTTTCGGCCATTTACGCCATGGAACGGCCGATGACTTCCAGTTTTCTCATCGAACACCTGGCGCCCAAGCTGACCGTGCTGCACGATGAGATGCTCGACCACCCCTGCTACTCCAACTACATGGAGTATATTCGCGAGGAGATTGAGCACCTCAAAAAGTCACAAGGAGCCAATGGCCGTACGTTCAACATCATCAACAGCATCGATGAGGCGGAAGAAGGGAAAATGAACCTCATCCTCGCCCTGGAGGGTGGGCATGCGCTGGAGCAGTTCAACACCGATGTGGTGGATAACCTGCGCCTGCTCAAGCAGGGGGCAGACCGGTTCCTGTATCTAACATTTGTCCACATGACTCAATACCCGCTGGCTTGCCATGCCTACGGCATGAAGCTGATCAAAGGCAACAACCAGTTCAAGCCCAATGGCTTCGGCATTACCGGCCTGGGCAAAGAGGTGATCGATGTGGCTTACGACGAGAGCCAGGGGCGGCGCATCCTGATCGACGTCAAGCACATGAGCGTGGTTGCCCGCCATAAATTCTACCAGTACCGAAAGGAAAAGGGCTACGATAAGATTCCCATTGTAGCGACGCACATGGGCTTTACCGGCATCAGCAAGAGCCGGGAAGCGATCATCAAACAATTTAAAAAGCCGGCCAAACGGAGCGGGAATTTCATCGAGGTGAACTACGAGCGGCCGAAAGGCATCGGCAAAGGCCTGTTCAACAAAACCTTCTTCAACCCCTGGTCGATCAACTTGTTCGACGAGGACATCACTGAAATCCTGGATTCCGGGGGGCTGATCGGGCTGAGCCTCGACCAGCGCATCATGGGGTCCCAGGAGGTGCAGGGGGAGTTCTTCAGCGCGCAGGAGTTCAACTACATCCTCTCCGGGTATAAGGATGAAACGCACGAGGAGCCCGTCGCTGCCGGAGAATTGTCGGATGAGGAAGAACGGGATCGCGAGCTCAACGAACGCAAACACCTCCGCCACCTCTGCAACAACATCCTCCACGCTGTGAAAATCGGCGGCGGCCGCGCCTGGAAACAGCTCTGCATGGGCTCCGACTTCGATGGCCTGATCGACCCGCTCAACAATTGCACCAGCGCCGAGGAGTACCCCAAACTGGAAAGGGGCCTCATCGAGGAGCTGCCCACGATGATGAAGGAGGATAAAACGCACGATTATGATGAAACCGATATTGCAGGCAAGGTGCGGGGCATTATGTACGATAATGCGATTGATTTTCTGAAGAAGCACTTTAGGTGA